The DNA segment CTGCTCTTTATCTTTTTTAACAATAATTTTGGAAATTGTTCTTTTCTCTTCAGCTTCACTATAGAAGTTATCAAAGATTTGCTCTTTTGATTCTACTTTTGGAACAGATTTAAATCTGTCATCTTTTTTTCTTTTATCTTCAGCTCTTTTTTCATCTTTTCTATTTGAATCTTCAATTCTTTTAGAAAAATCTTCAATCTTGATATCTTTTTTCTTAAATCTATTATGCTCTTTAGATTTATTAAAATCTCTTTTTCTATTTCTTTTGGGAGTTGCAATAATAATTGCACCTTTTTTCCCAATTCCTAAAAACCCTTTGCTTGGTTGTTGAACTATATCAATATCAAGTTCTGTAATAGAACAGTTAAACTCGTTTGATGCCTGTGCATAAACCTCTTCTAAACTCTTACCCTCAAATTGTTTCATTATAGTATCTCCTACTACTTTTTAGCAGCTCTTTGTCTCTCAAAAATTTTATTAATGCTATATTGTTGACCAATTGTAAACAAGTTGTTTGTAAACCAATAAAGTGTCAATCCAGCTGGGAACCACAAGAAGAAGAACGTAAATATAATTGGCAACATTTGGAAAATTTTCTTTTGTGTTTCATCTTGCATTGTATTTGGTGTAATTTTTTGTTGGATAAACATAGATACACCCATTAAAATTGGTAATACATAATATGGATCCATTTCAGCTAAGTCATGAATCCATAAAATCCACTCTGCACCTTTTAACTCAATTGAATTTAATAAAACCCTATAGATTGCAAAGAATACTGGGATTTGTAAAAGTAGTGGTAAACATCCACCCATTGGGTTTGCACCGTGCTTCTTATACAACTCCATCATATGCATAGATTGTTTTTGTTTATCATCTTTATATTTAGTTTGAATCTCTTTCATTTTTGGAGCTAAATCTTTAAGCTTTTGCATAGATACCATACCTTTGTATGATAATGGATATAAAATAAGCTTAATGATAATTGTAAGAATAACAATTGTCCAACCCCAGTTACCAACATAAGTGTGAACAAACTGTAAGAATGTAAACATTGGTTTTGCAATAAATGTAAACCAACCATACTCAATAACATCAGTTAATTGTGGATTTAAAGCTTTTAAATCATTAAAGTTTTTTGGTCCCATATAACCTGAGAAATCAATCTCCCCTTGAGCATGAACAAACGCTTGAGGATTTTGTTCACTATCAGGCATAAGTGAAACTTGAAGAGATTTATCAAAGTTATAAATTACTGTTGCATAATATCTATCAAAGTTTGATACAAATTTAATTCCAGTATATGATTTAATTTTGTCCAATTTTTCATCTGAAGTTAATTCCATTGTTCCATCATTTTGTTTAACATAAACACCATGATCTGCATACATATCAGCTAATACATTTGGTCTAAATCCATTTGTGATAAAAAACTGCTCTTTTTGTGATGTTTTAACTTTTAAGTCATAGTGACCATCAGGATAAACTGTAAAATCTTTAGTTAAAACTAAACCATCAATATCTTGTGTCAAAGTAAATTTTTGAACATTTTTTGTTGCATCAACAACCTCTGCTGTTGTTGTATAATTAACTTCAAAGGCTTTATTATTTATATCTGTATTTGCAAATCTAACTTCAAGGGGTCTTAACTGATCTGCTTCAAAAAGCTTAATCTCTTTACCCTCTTCATCTTTATAGATACTTTGTAAAAGTGTTACTTGTGCAACTCTTCCTAATCTATCAATTAAAATTCTATTTTTTGCTGTTGTAATTGTTGTAATAATATCTGAACTACCAACTGCTTTACTTGAAAGACTTGAGATAGAGTTACTCATATTATTATTTGTTGGTGCACCTTGAATTGATGTATCTGTTGTTGTAACATCAGGAGCTGCATTTTGACTTTGTTGTTTTTCAACTTCTGCTTGTTTAGCTCTTGCTTCTTGTTGCGGTTTTAAAACCAAAAATTCATAAGCTATAAAAAACACAAATACAACAAGTGTCATTATTAACATTCTTTTTTGCATACCATTATTCTGATTAAGATTATTCATTACTACTCTTCCACTCCCGATTTTTTACTATGAGGTATTTATTGTTAGCTATTGGCACAAACCAATACTTAACTTTTATCTTTTTAAAATTGATATTATTATGTTTTACAACTTTTGTTACTACTGGATAATCAAACCCACCATCAAAAAGTTGATTACATTTTAATATGCGCAATATTGTAAAATAAATTGCCTTAAAAAAAGTATTGTTCTCTATTTGCCAGATTGCATAATTGGAACAAGTTGGATAATATCTGCAACTACCAAATGATATGACAGATAGATATTTTTGATAAAATCTAATTAAAAGTTTAATTAGGGTTTTCATTTTTGATTAATTGAAGTTTCTTCATTGCATAATTAAAATCTTTTTTAAGCTCTTCAAAGCTCTTTTCAAAAAGTTTCTCTTTTGCAACAAAAATATATTTTCCCTTTTGAATTTTATTCTCATTTTCCAGGCACAAAGCTCTAAGAACTCTTTTTGCTTTTGCTCTTTTTATAGCATTACCAACTTTTTTTGAAGCTACATAAGCTA comes from the Halarcobacter ebronensis genome and includes:
- the rnpA gene encoding ribonuclease P protein component, which encodes MSCLSKKHRLKNSKDFNKLYKSGKKWHTHSFVAFFSPYENFHIAYVASKKVGNAIKRAKAKRVLRALCLENENKIQKGKYIFVAKEKLFEKSFEELKKDFNYAMKKLQLIKNENPN
- the yidD gene encoding membrane protein insertion efficiency factor YidD, with protein sequence MKTLIKLLIRFYQKYLSVISFGSCRYYPTCSNYAIWQIENNTFFKAIYFTILRILKCNQLFDGGFDYPVVTKVVKHNNINFKKIKVKYWFVPIANNKYLIVKNREWKSSNE
- the yidC gene encoding membrane protein insertase YidC, with protein sequence MNNLNQNNGMQKRMLIMTLVVFVFFIAYEFLVLKPQQEARAKQAEVEKQQSQNAAPDVTTTDTSIQGAPTNNNMSNSISSLSSKAVGSSDIITTITTAKNRILIDRLGRVAQVTLLQSIYKDEEGKEIKLFEADQLRPLEVRFANTDINNKAFEVNYTTTAEVVDATKNVQKFTLTQDIDGLVLTKDFTVYPDGHYDLKVKTSQKEQFFITNGFRPNVLADMYADHGVYVKQNDGTMELTSDEKLDKIKSYTGIKFVSNFDRYYATVIYNFDKSLQVSLMPDSEQNPQAFVHAQGEIDFSGYMGPKNFNDLKALNPQLTDVIEYGWFTFIAKPMFTFLQFVHTYVGNWGWTIVILTIIIKLILYPLSYKGMVSMQKLKDLAPKMKEIQTKYKDDKQKQSMHMMELYKKHGANPMGGCLPLLLQIPVFFAIYRVLLNSIELKGAEWILWIHDLAEMDPYYVLPILMGVSMFIQQKITPNTMQDETQKKIFQMLPIIFTFFFLWFPAGLTLYWFTNNLFTIGQQYSINKIFERQRAAKK